One Cryptomeria japonica chromosome 9, Sugi_1.0, whole genome shotgun sequence genomic window carries:
- the LOC131048610 gene encoding uncharacterized protein LOC131048610, whose protein sequence is MPKDAKQCNNSSSIKNKHDRHHPYYNPSLEGSTSKDGEIDAQKKEWDDAVCPICMEHPHNAVLLVCSSYDNGCCPYMCDTSYRHSNCLDQYRKPRSNCRTLEAIMDNAGTQASGVRALTNFDEIAGTGGQGNTRVNPSDTWASSSEALEDSPTRSALQSGRTSSRLIRQDANGAALLMNTRHHRSGTDVFLNDDIELKCPLCRGTVNGWKVVEAAREYLNMKTRNCSHESCAFNGTYEELRKHARTMHPTARPADVDPTRQRAWRHLEHQRDFGDVLSTIRSAMPRAVVLGDYVLENEDGIHFDQGNESDILTSSRSWWTTFFLFHMISPISSLADARGFPARWRAARRQLVSPGMLSVQPMLAEHIMGTDEEDLDSVSTNEAADSAPGPIRRRRSTRFRPDSELP, encoded by the coding sequence ATGCCAAAGGATGCAAAGCAATGCAATAACTCAAGTTCAATCAAGAATAAGCATGATCGGCATCATCCTTACTACAATCCGTCTCTTGAAGGAAGCACATCAAAAGATGGAGAAATTGATGCTCAAAAGAAAGAATGGGATGATGCTGTATGCCCCATTTGTATGGAGCATCCACACAATGCTGTCCTCCTCGTCTGTAGTTCTTATGACAATGGTTGTTGTCCATACATGTGTGATACTAGTTATCGACATTCAAATTGCCTTGATCAGTATAGAAAGCCGCGGTCAAATTGCCGAACTCTTGAAGCAATTATGGACAATGCAGGGACTCAAGCTTCGGGTGTAAGAGCTTTGACAAACTTTGATGAAATTGCTGGAACAGGTGGGCAAGGAAATACCAGAGTGAATCCTTCTGATACATGGGCATCAAGTTCAGAAGCATTGGAAGATTCACCGACAAGAAGTGCATTGCAGTCAGGGAGGACAAGTTCTAGACTGATAAGACAGGATGCAAATGGAGCAGCTCTTCTCATGAATACTCGGCATCATAGGAGTGGGACAGATGTTTTCCTGAATGATGACATTGAATTGAAATGCCCTCTTTGTAGAGGTACAGTGAATGGCTGGAAGGTTGTAGAAGCTGCTAGGGAGTATTTGAATATGAAGACAAGAAATTGTTCTCATGAATCCTGCGCTTTCAATGGAACCTATGAAGAATTGCGCAAACATGCAAGAACTATGCATCCCACAGCTAGACCAGCAGATGTGGACCCTACCCGTCAACGTGCTTGGAGGCATTTAGAACATCAGCGTGATTTTGGGGATGTTCTGAGTACTATACGATCTGCCATGCCCCGTGCAGTTGTGCTTGGGGATTATGTTCTTGAAAATGAAGATGGTATTCATTTTGACCAGGGGAATGAAAGTGACATTTTGACATCTTCTCGAAGTTGGTGGACAACATTCTTCTTGTTTCACATGATTAGTCCCATTTCTTCGCTTGCAGATGCTAGAGGATTTCCGGCAAGATGGAGGGCTGCAAGGAGGCAACTTGTATCTCCTGGTATGCTTTCAGTACAACCCATGTTGGCTGAACATATAATGGGTACTGATGAAGAAGATTTGGACAGTGTTTCAACTAATGAGGCAGCTGATAGTGCTCCTGGACCTATTAGGAGAAGACGATCAACAAGGTTCAGACCTGATAGTGAATTGCCATAA